The Micromonospora violae DNA segment CCCGTCGAGGCGCCGGCCGCTCTCGCTCGGGCTGCTCACTCCATGGCGAACGGGACGTACCGCACAATAGGGCCCAGGAGCATACGAGCCTCGCCACCGGGCAACGGCTGCCCGTATCGAAGAGCGCGGTGGAGAAGCCCGCGCACACCGCTCGTTGAAGGCTGGTCGACTCGGGTTTCATGAAGTCGGGGTGTCCCGGCGTCCCGGATTCCCCGGTTTTCATGAACCCGAGTGGATCACCCGGGTGAGGGCCGATGTGACGCCGTCGGCCTGACGTGGTGTGGGTGGTTTGTCCGGTGGCGGGTGTTTGTGGGGTGTGGTCGGGTGCACCCGTGGGCCGGAATCGTGGCTGGCCCGGGTCGTTACACACCCTGACACTCGCAGCACCACCGCCCGCCCCGCACGGGTGCGGGACGCCGGTCCCGGCTGGTTGGAATGCCAGCCTCGGCCCGGTCGTTGCAGTCCCCACGACCGACCGCACCGCCTCGACGTGGGTGCCTGGCAGGTGGGCCAACCCCGGGAATGACCCCGGCCGCCCGGTCGTTGCAGTCCCCACGACCGACCGCACCACCTCGACGAGGGTGCCTGGCAGGTGAGTCGCCCCCGGGAATGACCCCCGCCGGCTGGTCGTTACACAGGGACCCGGCGCCACGAGCCCCCCCGCCCGTGAGGCCGCCGACCCCTGACACCCCGTGGGGTGTTCATCCCCCAAGACTTTCCCCTTGTTTGTGCAGCGCCGGACGAGGTGCTCACACCCCTGCCGCCGCCCCCCTTGGTGGTTCGGGTGTTCCTACCCCCGAAGGAGCTACCCCTCATGAACACGATCATTCGTAAGAGCGTGCTGTCTGTTGCTGGTCTCGCGTTCGCCGGTGGTGTCTTCGCCGGCCCGATCGCCGCCCACGCCGCCACCCCGACCGTGGACGCCAAGCCGGTCGCTATGGCCGTGCAGTCGGCGCCGAAGCCGCAGGGCGACCAGTCGCACATCACCCTGAACGACGAGCAGACCGCCAACGTCAAGGCGATCATCGCCGCCACGAAGAAGGCCGGTATGCCCGAGCGCGCCGCGGTCATCTCCATCGCGACGAGCCTGCAGGAGTCCAAGCTGGAAAACCTGGGTCACCTGGGTGACATGAACGACCACGACTCGCTGGGCCTGTTCCAGCAGCGCCCGTCCAGTGGTTGGGGTACCCCGGAGCAGATCACCAACCCTGAGTACTCGACGACGGCGTTCCTCAAGGGCCTCAAGCAGGTCGACGGGTGGCAGGACATGCCCCTGACCCAGGCCGCGCAGACCGTGCAGGTGTCGGCTTACCCGGACGCCTACGCCCAGTGGGAGCAGCAGGCTGCTGACCTGGTTGCCCAGTACTGGAACAGCTGACCCACAACACCACAGCACCACCCCACGGCAAGACCGCACGACACCGGCCGCTCGCCGGCACCCCCGCTACCCGGGGTGCCGGCGAGCGGCTTTTCCGTTTCCGCGGGGCGCGGCAGAGCGGGGAACAAGGTGGGGGTTCGGCTGGTTGTGGAGGGTGTCGGTGTGACTCAGTGTCCCCGGGCCTCACCTAATATCGCCCTCGCGGAATACCGTTCGGCTGGAGCCGCGTCGTGCCACTCGCCGAGAGGCGACCTGCACACCGACACCAGCGCCGCCCTCGGCTCACAAGGCCGGGGGCGGCGCTGTCGCCGGTCCAGGCACAATGTCCCGGTGACTGACGCGCAGCCGTGGTCGGAGCAGTCGGGCGTACTCGTACTCCCGAGTGGGGTGACGGTGCGAGGACGCCGCATCGCCGCCGCGACCTCGCCCGCCGACTTCGCCGTGCTGCTGGCCCCTGGTCCGGAACCGGCGTGGCCGCACCGGCGGATCCGGTGGCCTGATTTTTGGGTACCGCTCGACCGTGCTGAAGCCCTCGACGTACTGCGGGAGGCGCTGCGGCGGGCGCACGACGGTGAACGCGTCGAGGTGGCCTGTCGGGGTGGAATGGGCCGCACCGGCACGGCCCTGG contains these protein-coding regions:
- a CDS encoding protein-tyrosine phosphatase family protein; the protein is MTDAQPWSEQSGVLVLPSGVTVRGRRIAAATSPADFAVLLAPGPEPAWPHRRIRWPDFWVPLDRAEALDVLREALRRAHDGERVEVACRGGMGRTGTALAALAILDGLPVERAVPWVRAGYHPKAVETPWQRRWLRRVT